One Prolixibacteraceae bacterium DNA segment encodes these proteins:
- a CDS encoding transpeptidase family protein, whose protein sequence is MADKGLKKRLQVLVLSMMFIALIILVGGSWNIFSQISEIHNLEKHIDPIEHVVYGRRGNIRASDGSPLAVSINLYSLHIDFGTEGFDHEGFKKGFRKTVSQLSTILKDKSPYQYKVWLKKGYKKKSRYFRISSKKINYSTLEKIRKIPFFDQSKYRSGLIVSKNALRSYPLQFKLGRTIGRLNRENLDGEVQASGKYGIEEGYQEVLKGGKGIYRKERASSGWIQNLIDKPELGNDVITTIDIQIQDAVENALAAKVKQTKADWGTAIVMDIKTGDIVALSNLELNKKEEIIEGEQNYAIGNAGNIEPGSTFKVASLLTCLETEKIDTSKVYDTENGIWQVADQKVKDSDWKEGGHGKLTVSEIIQKSSNVGTAKMVTEVFGKHPDKFINRLYYLKLNEPFHLNIKGLGVPEIRHPSQDNWWGTTLAWMSFGYGLKMTPLHTLCLYNAIANEGVMMEPRLVKEVVSHKDGVIEQFPPTVRVNSIGSLENIHKIQNILQETVEYGTGRKLKTEKYHFSGKTGTAQIAVQGKGYVSKAYYASFAGYFPSEHPEYSCIVVIANPKFHGYYGGQIAGPVFRQIADRLYSYDIDINQKGDFVKAPLQKYGVKEFRGYKKDIKNIYSYLEVDTMLKATTPIIHVMNKKGKNLSYNEKLKKSVVPNLDGMSASDAIYLLENRDYHVHISGEGHVIKQSVAPGTKLKKGGHIYLQLN, encoded by the coding sequence ATGGCAGATAAGGGTTTAAAAAAGAGATTACAAGTCTTGGTGCTTTCGATGATGTTTATAGCATTAATCATTCTTGTTGGTGGATCTTGGAATATTTTTTCACAAATTTCTGAAATCCATAACCTAGAGAAGCACATCGATCCCATCGAACATGTCGTATATGGTAGAAGAGGGAATATCAGAGCCTCTGATGGAAGCCCTTTGGCAGTTTCCATTAACTTATACTCTCTTCATATAGATTTTGGAACAGAGGGCTTCGACCATGAAGGATTCAAAAAAGGTTTTAGAAAGACGGTGTCCCAACTAAGTACCATCTTGAAGGACAAATCGCCCTACCAATATAAAGTTTGGTTGAAAAAAGGATATAAAAAGAAGAGTCGTTATTTCCGTATCTCCAGCAAAAAGATCAATTATTCGACCTTAGAGAAGATACGAAAGATTCCTTTCTTTGATCAAAGTAAATACCGTAGTGGTCTTATCGTAAGTAAAAATGCCCTTCGAAGTTATCCTCTTCAGTTTAAACTAGGGAGAACTATTGGTCGATTAAATAGAGAAAACTTAGACGGAGAGGTACAAGCTTCTGGTAAATATGGAATAGAAGAGGGATATCAAGAGGTACTCAAAGGAGGGAAAGGAATATATCGAAAAGAACGCGCTTCTAGTGGATGGATTCAAAATCTTATCGACAAACCTGAACTTGGAAATGATGTGATTACCACTATTGACATTCAAATACAGGATGCTGTAGAGAATGCTTTGGCGGCTAAAGTGAAACAGACAAAGGCCGATTGGGGTACTGCCATTGTCATGGATATAAAAACAGGAGATATCGTAGCACTTTCTAATCTTGAACTCAATAAAAAAGAAGAGATTATAGAGGGGGAGCAAAATTATGCCATTGGTAATGCAGGTAATATTGAGCCTGGTTCTACATTTAAGGTCGCCTCTTTGCTCACCTGTTTGGAGACAGAAAAGATCGATACATCCAAAGTTTACGATACCGAAAATGGAATTTGGCAAGTGGCCGATCAGAAGGTAAAAGATAGTGACTGGAAAGAAGGGGGACATGGCAAACTAACGGTTTCGGAGATCATTCAGAAATCGTCCAATGTAGGAACCGCAAAGATGGTTACTGAAGTCTTTGGCAAACATCCAGATAAATTTATCAATAGGTTATATTACCTAAAACTCAACGAGCCATTTCATCTCAATATTAAAGGATTGGGAGTTCCTGAGATACGTCATCCCTCACAAGATAATTGGTGGGGTACCACATTGGCTTGGATGTCTTTTGGTTATGGACTAAAGATGACGCCACTTCACACACTTTGCCTTTACAATGCAATTGCAAATGAAGGAGTCATGATGGAGCCACGTCTCGTAAAAGAGGTGGTGAGCCACAAAGATGGAGTGATCGAACAGTTTCCTCCTACTGTTAGAGTAAACTCCATAGGAAGCCTAGAGAATATTCATAAGATTCAAAATATCCTTCAAGAGACGGTAGAGTATGGAACAGGACGAAAACTAAAGACAGAGAAGTACCACTTCTCTGGAAAGACTGGTACAGCCCAAATTGCAGTACAAGGGAAGGGATATGTATCGAAAGCATACTATGCTTCGTTTGCAGGATACTTCCCCTCTGAACATCCAGAGTACTCCTGTATTGTAGTTATCGCCAATCCAAAGTTTCATGGATATTATGGAGGCCAAATTGCGGGCCCTGTATTCAGACAGATCGCTGATAGACTCTACTCCTATGATATAGACATTAACCAAAAGGGAGATTTTGTAAAAGCACCACTCCAAAAATATGGCGTAAAAGAGTTTCGTGGTTATAAAAAGGATATTAAAAATATCTATTCTTATTTGGAGGTGGATACGATGTTGAAAGCAACCACCCCAATTATACATGTTATGAATAAGAAGGGAAAGAATCTATCTTATAACGAAAAGCTAAAGAAGAGTGTGGTTCCCAATTTAGATGGAATGAGTGCATCCGATGCAATCTATCTGTTGGAAAATAGAGATTACCATGTTCACATATCAGGAGAGGGACATGTAATCAAACAGTCGGTTGCACCAGGTACAAAACTTAAGAAAGGGGGGCATATCTACCTTCAATTAAATTGA
- the rsmH gene encoding 16S rRNA (cytosine(1402)-N(4))-methyltransferase RsmH produces the protein MSEYHVPVLLNECIEGLDLKEGGIYVDVTFGGGGHSREILKKLVGGKLVGFDQDIDAKANVPDDDRFIFVNHNFKYIENFLQYYGLEKVDGILADLGVSSHEFDVAERGFSFRFDGKLDMRMNQSAQISAAEIVNDYSEEDLSRLFWRYGEVKNARKLARIIVTEREDTPIETIQQFKDMIAPCTPKHIEHKYLAKVFQALRIEVNQEMEVLEALMNASEKVLKPGGRLVVITYHSLEDRIVKNMIKEGKTEGKAEKDFYGKILTPFKAINRKVILPTTEEQERNPRSRSAKLRIAERVEN, from the coding sequence ATGAGCGAATATCACGTACCCGTATTGTTGAATGAATGTATTGAAGGGTTAGACCTTAAAGAGGGTGGAATTTATGTAGATGTGACATTTGGAGGAGGAGGTCACTCTCGAGAAATTCTTAAAAAGCTTGTCGGTGGTAAGTTGGTTGGCTTTGATCAAGACATTGATGCTAAAGCAAATGTTCCAGACGATGACCGTTTTATCTTTGTAAACCACAACTTCAAATATATTGAGAATTTCCTTCAATACTATGGACTAGAAAAAGTCGATGGTATTCTTGCAGATTTAGGTGTATCATCCCATGAATTTGATGTTGCTGAACGTGGTTTCTCCTTCCGTTTTGATGGCAAATTGGATATGCGTATGAATCAAAGTGCTCAAATTTCTGCAGCTGAAATTGTAAATGACTACTCGGAAGAGGATTTGTCTCGTCTTTTTTGGCGCTATGGCGAGGTGAAGAATGCTCGAAAATTGGCCCGTATCATTGTAACTGAAAGAGAAGATACGCCTATTGAGACAATCCAACAGTTTAAGGATATGATCGCACCATGTACTCCAAAACATATTGAACACAAATATCTTGCAAAAGTATTCCAAGCACTTCGAATTGAGGTAAATCAAGAGATGGAGGTGCTAGAAGCATTGATGAATGCAAGTGAAAAAGTGTTGAAACCAGGAGGACGTTTGGTGGTGATTACCTATCACTCTCTTGAAGATCGCATCGTTAAAAACATGATCAAAGAGGGAAAGACTGAAGGGAAAGCAGAAAAAGACTTCTATGGAAAAATATTGACTCCATTTAAGGCAATCAACCGAAAGGTTATTCTACCAACAACAGAGGAGCAAGAACGCAACCCTAGATCTCGAAGTGCCAAGCTTCGTATTGCCGAGCGAGTTGAAAACTAG